The following is a genomic window from Streptomyces sp. NBC_01381.
CTGGGGCACCACCACCCAGTCCTTCCCCGGCGGTTCGTACACGATGATCCACCCCGCCGACGGCACCGCGGACGACATGTTCGGCGGACTGTGGCCGCTGGCCGACGCCCCGGAGGAAGCCGAGGGCGGGGCCTACTGGACTCCGTACTTCCAGGTCACCGACATCGACGCGGTGCTCGCCAAGGTCGAGCCCGCCGGGGGCACGGTGCGGGTGCCGCGGATGGACCTGGCGGGCGTCGGCAGCTTCGCCAAGCTCGCCGATCCGTCCGGGGCGCGGTTCGCGCTGATGCAGCCGGAGGCGCCGAGCGCGGGCTGAGGGAGTCGACCTTCCGGCGTCGCCCGCCACTGGGGGCGGCGCCGGGCAGGCCGGAGCCGTGGATCGGGCCGCCCCGTCCATCACTTGAACCCGACGGGGGTTTCGCCGCGTTCCTGGCGGGCATGGAGGATTTCGCCACGTTCCAGAACGGCCGAAACGCCTCGCCGCGCCGCGTTGATCGTTCGTTGATCGGTTGTTTCGCGCGCCCTGCCAGCATCATCGGCATGAAGATCGACATGACCACCGAGCCGGAACTCGCCTGGCAGGAGCAGGCGCTGTGTGCGCAGACGGGCTCCGACTTCTTCTTTCCCGAACCGGGCAGCTCCGTGCGCGAGGCGAAGTACATCTGCCAGCTCTGCGAGATGC
Proteins encoded in this region:
- a CDS encoding WhiB family transcriptional regulator, whose translation is MKIDMTTEPELAWQEQALCAQTGSDFFFPEPGSSVREAKYICQLCEMRPACLEYALAHDERFGVWGGLSEKERLHLRRT